One genomic window of Anguilla anguilla isolate fAngAng1 chromosome 13, fAngAng1.pri, whole genome shotgun sequence includes the following:
- the ywhaba gene encoding 14-3-3 protein beta/alpha-A — translation METPGRSCHSYWRGEGVGFEGSGSVSASGSGTALNIPSSETEDGERLPSSTDKSRNQSTLIIADMDRSDLVQKAKLAEQAERYDDMAAAMKAVTEQEQEPSHELSNEERNLLSVAYKNVVGARRSSWRVISSIEQKTEGNEKKQQMAREYREKIEAELQEICNDVLGLLDKYLIANASQAESKVFYLKMKGDYFRYLSEVASGESKKTTVENSQLAYQEAFEISKKEMQPTHPIRLGLALNFSVFYYEILNSPEQACTLAKLAFDEAIAELDTLNEDSYKDSTLIMQLLRDNLTLWTSENQGDEGDAGEGEN, via the exons ATGGAGACCCCGGGCAGAAGTTGCCATAGTTactggcggggggagggggtggggtttgaagGAAGCGGAAGTGTCAGTGCAAGCGGAAGTGGTACTGCCCTGAATATCCCGAGCAGCGAGACGGAGGACGGAGAGAGACTCCCATCGTCCACAGATAAAAGCAGGAATCAAAGTACATTAATAAT CGCGGACATGGACAGGAGCGACCTGGTGCAGAAGGCCAAGCTGGCGGAGCAGGCCGAGCGCTACGACGACATGGCGGCGGCCATGAAGGCGGTGacggagcaggagcaggagccgTCCCACGAGCTCTCCAACGAGGAGCGCAACCTGCTCTCGGTGGCCTACAAGAACGTGGTGGGGGCGCGGCGCTCCTCCTGGAGGGTCATCTCCAGCATCGAGCAGAAGACCGAGGGCAACGAGAAGAAGCAGCAGATGGCGCGCGAGTACCGCGAGAAGATCGAGGCTGAGCTGCAGGAGATCTGCAACGACGTGCTG GGACTTCTGGACAAGTACCTCATTGCTAATGCGAGTCAGGCAGAAAGCAAGGTGTTCTACCTGAAAATGAAGGGAGACTATTTCAGATACCTGTCCGAAGTGGCATCTGGGGAGTCCAAGAAAA ccaCGGTGGAAAATTCACAGCTGGCCTACCAGGAGGCCTTTGAAATCAGCAAGAAGGAGATGCAGCCGACGCACCCCATCAGACTGGGCCTAGCTCTCAACTTCTCTGTCTTCTACTACGAAATCCTCAACTCCCCGGAACAGGCCTGCACCTTGGCAAAGCTG gccTTCGATGAAGCGATCGCCGAACTCGACACCTTGAACGAGGATTCTTACAAAGACAGCACCCTGATCATGCAGCTACTAAGGGACAACCTCACC CTGTGGACATCAGAAAACCAGGGTGACGAGGGGGATGCCGGCGAAGGGGAGAACTAA